The sequence CTCACGGATCACCTCACGCAACACCTGGGAGGCCTGATACACTTTATCCAGCGTCAACACAAACATTCCTTCTTTCGACTCTATATATAATATAAGATTTTAATACGCTGCCGGGGTTTTGTCAACACTTTTTATGCCGTCCAGGTCCACCGGCAGTTCCCGGTTGGCAGTTACCGTATCCGGGGTCACCCGGCAGTCCACAGCTCGCACCTCTACACCGGCAGCTCGGGCGTCACGCAGTGCCCGGCAAAAAGCCGGATCCGTCTCCCAGTTGGGTCGGAATGCGGTGCACCCGCCCATCTGCACAATAAGAAGCGCCATGGCACGGTAGCCCTGCGCCACCGCCTGCACCAGCTCTCCCATGTGCTTGGTACCCCGAACCGTGGGTGCGTCCGGGAACACTGCCCACTCTCCCTGCCGCAGGGTCACGCCCTTCACCTCCACAAACAGCCGCTGTCGGTCATTTTCCGCATAAAAATCCAGCCGAGAGGCGCCAAAGCGCACCTCCGGTTGCACCAAGGTAGGCGACGACAAGATCGTCCCGGCGCGCAGTAGCTCCCCGGCCACCTGATTGGGCGCCGCCGCATCCATATTCACCAGGCCAAAAGGCGTTTCCACCGTCACCAGGTCGTAGGCGGTCTTACGATTTGGGTTGCTGCTCTTTTCCAAATACACCGTAGCGCCGGGCACCAGCAATTCCCGGCAACGGCCGGTGTTCTTCACATGCACCGTCTCTAGCCTACCGTCCACCATACAGTGGGCAATAAACCGATTGGGCCGCTCCAAAAACACCGCTTTATGAATATCTGAATACTGCATACATAAAGCCTACCCCACCGGCGCCCATTTGTCAATCCCCCGGCAGGTTTCCGCTATTTTCTATTGACTTTGCCGTTCAACTCCTATAAAATGGAAAGTGATATTATATGTTGGAGGACACCCACATGACCAAGATGAAAAAGATCCTTGCTGTGGCTCTGTGCGTACTGCTGCTGGGCAGCGTATTTGCCGGCTGCTCCGGCAAGAAAGCAGAACAGACCACGGAAATTACAGACGAAACCCTGCTGATCGCCTACACGGCAGACAACGCCCCCTTCTTCCAGATAGATGAAAAGGGCAACGCCAGCGGGTTTGAGGCCGACCTGATCGCTAAGATTTTTGACAGCATTAAGGACGACTGCAAAAACTACGCCTATGTGAAGGTGGAGCCGGGCTACCGTCTGGGTGAGGAGACCGCCTATACAGACAAGGACGGCAAGACCTATATTGCCTACATGGCCGTAGGCGGACTGCAAAAGAACGACGGCACCAACAACGAGGATTACAGTTTCACCAACACGGTCATCAGCAACCGAGTGGTGACCTTGGTAAAGAAAGACAGCAAGATTAAAGATTACAGCAATCTGGGCGGCGCCAAGCTGGCTGTGGTGAGCAAGGCAGCGCAGAATGCACTGGCAGATAACGCCGTGATCGCCGATCGCAGCGCAAAGACCACCACCGTTTACAAGACGGCACAAGCGGCCTTTACCGCCCTGTACCAAGATAAGGCAGACGCTGTGGTCATCGACGAGTTTGACCTGCGCACCTTGGACTTTAT comes from Oscillospiraceae bacterium and encodes:
- a CDS encoding transporter substrate-binding domain-containing protein encodes the protein MTKMKKILAVALCVLLLGSVFAGCSGKKAEQTTEITDETLLIAYTADNAPFFQIDEKGNASGFEADLIAKIFDSIKDDCKNYAYVKVEPGYRLGEETAYTDKDGKTYIAYMAVGGLQKNDGTNNEDYSFTNTVISNRVVTLVKKDSKIKDYSNLGGAKLAVVSKAAQNALADNAVIADRSAKTTTVYKTAQAAFTALYQDKADAVVIDEFDLRTLDFILDGKKKALSDWTTELNGQLDTVEYAFATAKYDRLKDDINEALLELKDPKYNDKDEFTPIVEQYFGYNASNFSYIPADK
- the sfsA gene encoding DNA/RNA nuclease SfsA; this encodes MQYSDIHKAVFLERPNRFIAHCMVDGRLETVHVKNTGRCRELLVPGATVYLEKSSNPNRKTAYDLVTVETPFGLVNMDAAAPNQVAGELLRAGTILSSPTLVQPEVRFGASRLDFYAENDRQRLFVEVKGVTLRQGEWAVFPDAPTVRGTKHMGELVQAVAQGYRAMALLIVQMGGCTAFRPNWETDPAFCRALRDARAAGVEVRAVDCRVTPDTVTANRELPVDLDGIKSVDKTPAAY